From a single Raphanus sativus cultivar WK10039 chromosome 3, ASM80110v3, whole genome shotgun sequence genomic region:
- the LOC108844864 gene encoding uncharacterized protein LOC108844864 — protein sequence MQNRRSLRLNPPRDDSVNSSSPPVSTPPSNSRVSRKNSRKRPRRNSQSRSRSQATVPEIESLSEGNESDQVSEPSETETEIIDQEEDQDPAEVAQETFEEIELIPLNERYKASRATFLARAQETPALIQSSIRPISARFITTAAAQRFEALSLRKFLPQQSLDVTDENLADVRLVVAEVGLIYTVFDSMAFQPTVVREFIENLPDAEPRDDGVAVYVRGSMVVFSPSLLNAMFCIPGFEEDPSWREENIDRVCVFLTQGCVKHREDMSSKWLTATNQVLYKLVCSNWIPTTSYTAMNSERLRFLYMLYVSRGFDFGKLVYDQVVSMADNTEADKKRRIIFPNLVQQVLLYPRNIPPDNQDVDETGFQKHVVKDIKAGLGSGSVSRAPNLEEDIEELITDLKALRMRLRRKNMEELVLVPVVPEVETSVASFSSCRGCYIQIKRGRMLALELELVQCKTEDGLLRRFGVPHTGSRLLLDEDVAAADWMSVALAQSKHEDHVSKILGTRRSC from the exons ATGCAAAACCGACGAAGCCTCCGCCTCAATCCTCCGCGTGATGACAGTGTCAACTCGTCGTCTCCGCCAGTGTCAACGCCGCCTAGCAACAGCCGCGTTTCTCGCAAGAACTCTCGAAAGCGTCCCCGTCGCAATTCTCAATCAAGATCTCGCTCTCAAGCAACAGTGCCGGAGATTGAGTCTCTCTCTGAAGGTAACGAATCTGATCAAGTCTCTGAACCATCTGAAACCGAAACGGAGATAATCGATCAGGAAGAGGATCAAGATCCAGCTGAGGTAGCTCAAGAGACTTTTGAAGAGATTGAGTTGATTCCACTCAATGAAAGGTACAAAGCCAGTCGAGCTACCTTCCTAGCTAGAGCTCAAGAAACCCCTGCTCTCATCCAGTCTTCGATACGTCCGATCTCTGCACGATTCATCACTACTGCAGCTGCTCAGCGATTCGAGGCTCTGTCACTCCGAAAATTCCTTCCTCAACAGAGTTTAGATGTCACAGATGAAAACCTAGCCGATGTGCGTCTTGTAGTTGCTGAAGTAGGCCTCATCTACACGGTCTTTGACAGTATGGCTTTTCAGCCCACAGTAGTCCGGGAGTTCATAGAAAACCTGCCTGATGCTGAGCCGCGAGATGATGGGGTAGCAGTATATGTTCGAGGGTCCATGGTGGTCTTTTCTCCAAGTTTGCTCAATGCCATGTTTTGCATTCCTGGGTTTGAAGAGGACCCGAGCTGGCGTGAAGAAAATATTGatcgtgtgtgtgtgtttctcaCTCAGGGATGCGTAAAGCACAGAGAAGACATGAGCTCGAAGTGGTTAACTGCGACGAATCAGGTCCTGTACAAACTGGTGTGCTCTAACTGGATCCCAACCACAAGCTACACTGCTATGAACTCTGAGCGTCTGCGCTTTCTCTACATGCTGTATGTCAGTCGCGGGTTTGACTTTGGGAAGCTGGTCTATGACCAAGTCGTGTCGATGGCTGATAACACTGAGGCTGACAAGAAGCGTCGGATCATCTTTCCAAACCTCGTCCAGCAAGTTCTACTGTACCCGCGTAACATACCACCTGACAATCAGGATGTAGATGAGACGGGGTTTCAGAAACATGTCGTCAAGGACATCAAAGCCGGATTAGGTTCAGGAAGTGTCTCTCGTGCTCCAAATCTCGAGGAAGACATCGAGGAGCTCATTACAGATCTCAAGGCCCTTCGCATGCGTCTGAGGA GGAAGAATATGGAGGAGCTGGTACTAGTACCCGTGGTGCCTGAAGTTGAAACAAGCGTAGCTAGCTTTTCAA GTTGCAGAGGTTGCTACATTCAGAtaaaaagggggagaatgtTAGCTCTGGAATTAGAGCTGGTTCAATGTAAAACAGAGGATGGTTTACTTAGACGGTTTGGTGTGCCACATACCGGGTCAAGGTTGTTACTAGACGAGGATGTGGCAGCTGCTGATTGGATGAGTGTTGCTTTGGCGCAAAGCAAGCATGAAGATCACGTTAGCAAGATTCTAGGAACGAGAAGATCTTGTTAA